The following are encoded together in the Humulus lupulus chromosome 5, drHumLupu1.1, whole genome shotgun sequence genome:
- the LOC133777783 gene encoding retrovirus-related Pol polyprotein from transposon RE2 isoform X1 — protein sequence MCMFWVQIAQNLTHVLFKCVFLGYSSTRKGYKCYHPSTRRMYTMSPSMKSNFFYYTTSLQGGTVSEVSGWDTCLPKAILDFAIHPSFDQSSQQPLSQSSQQTLSQPITKEVIVYDRRNRNHQVIQSTTEPPPHESDSRTTPNVSNPSLNSILPNEIPNSTEEHEAELPIAKRKGVRSCTVHPISKYVCYSKLTPQYKAFLTKVEQEVVPRDITEALSREEWKKAVYEEIGALENNTTWTIVTKLEDKHVVGCKWVFIIKHRAYGTIDRYKARLVAKGFTQTYGVDYKETFAPVAKLNTVRVLLSFAANLNWPLQQLDIKNAFLNGHGEKEVYMKIPLGFEERYGKGRVCHLKKSLYGLKQSPRT from the coding sequence ATGTGCATGTTTTGGGTCCAAATCGCTCAAAATTTGACCCACGTGCTCTTTAAGTGTGTTTTTTTGGGCTACTCTTCTACCAGAAAAGGGTATAAATGTTATCACCCCTCTACTCGTCGTATGTATACGATGTCACCTTCAATGAAGagcaattttttttattacaccACTTCACTTCAGGGAGGGACAGTGAGTGAAGTTTCTGGTTGGGATACTTGTCTACCTAAGGCTATTCTTGATTTTGCTATTCATCCCTCGTTTGATCAATCGTCTCAGCAGCCACTATCTCAGTCATCTCAGCAGACACTATCTCAGCCTATAACAAAAGAGGTGATAGTATACGATCGAAGAAATAGAAACCATCAAGTAATACAGTCAACTACTGAGCCTCCACCTCATGAGTCTGACTCTCGGACTACTCCTAATGTAAGTAACCCTTCTCTTAATTCTATACTACCTAATGAAATTCCTAACAGTACGGAGGAACATGAAGCTGAGTTACCTATTGCCAAAAGAAAAGGAGTTCGTAGTTGCACTGTACATCCTATATCCAAATATGTATGTTATAGTAAGCTCACTCCTCAATACAAAGCCTTTCTTACAAAAGTTGAGCAAGAGGTGGTTCCAAGAGATATAACCGAAGCTTTATCGAGAGAAGAGTGGAAGAAAGCAGTTTATGAGGAGATTGGGGCACTTGAGAACAACACTACATGGACAATAGTTACAAAGCTTGAGGATAAACATGTGGTaggatgcaaatgggtgtttaTTATTAAGCATAGAGCTTATGGAACCATAGATCGGTATAAAGCGAGACTAGTTGCGAAAGGGTTCACACAAACATATGGAGTGGACTACAAAGAGACCTTTGCACCTGTTGCTAAGCTAAATACTGTGAGGGTTCTGCTATCATTTGCTGCAAATCTCAATTGGCCACTTCAACAACTGGACATAAAGAACGCCTTCCTTAATGGACACGGGGAAAAAGAAGTCTACATGAAGATTCCTCTAGGGTTCGAAGAGAGATATGGAAAAGGGAGGGTGTGTCACTTGAAAAAATCCTTGTATGGCTTGAAACAATCCCCACGGACATGA